ctagtggtcaatgaagtcAGAGAGAACGATGAGGTCTCAAGTCCAAATCCTAGCAGAGGCAAAAATATTAGGTGTTTTTTTCTCATCTGTCCAAGCCTTGGTGGACAGAGTTACCTGATACCTCTTGCTGGTAGAAGATAGCAGGTGTCTcgtggaattagtcgaggtgcaCGCAAGCTGGCCCGAACACCACGGTTATTAAAAAAAAGTGATTGAAGTCACCTATTACTTGGTGCTGCATTTATCTTTTCCATGCAAAGCGCCTTGTTATGTTCTCGGggtcctttcttttcttttcttttgagatACACTGGTTGATTAGCTATAAGTCCTACATTGAGAATCCATCTCCCCTTCACAGAAGCTTCCTGAGTAATACGGACACGTCTAGCACTTAGTTATGATCCTATAGATAATTCCTACTAGACTCATACACTTATAATCTTTGATGTTTGGTGTCCCCTCCTTTCTTATGATTGCTATAAAAGAGGCATTGAggccttttttgaattttcccaTCTAGAAGAAGTTGGAATTGTTTCTACATCCCCAAATGCTGTTGGATAAATGCTATAGTGAAGCCATCAGGTCCCTGTGTCATTAGCACAATTGTCAACAGGTTTGCAGGCTTCCTCTTCTTAGGACTCCCTTTCCAATCAATTGTTGATCCTAACTTGATGCGATTGAAGTCTATTCCCTGCAAGGATGGCATCCAATTCACCTCTTTCTTATACATCTCTATTGAAACTCACAACTACCCCCCTTACCTTATCTCTCTTGTAAATTGTTCTCCCACAATTGTTGCTTCTTCCAAGTTCCTCCCATTAGTAATAATTTGTTGGTGGAAAAACTGAGAATTGCAATCCCCGTTAGAAATTGAGACTTATCTCATTGTTTGCAGTACTCTTATTGTATTGAATTTTGTGGGAAAGATTGTTGGGGTATTACACTTGAGCATCAGATCATagaatttatcttttttttttattggtGGTGTTTGGGGTAACTTGTGCATACCTTGACTAATCTACCAAGCAGCTTGTTGGTTCAGCCCACTAGCACGGCCACATGGGTTGTCAAGTAGCTCCCTTTCCGCTCCGAAGGAGAAGGTTTGGATCTTTCAATCTTATGTCGTGAGGTATGTGACCTATGTTAGGTCCATAAGATACCACAGCTTTTGGTGTAGGATTCCGACTTGAAATCTCTCGTTTGTCACTTCCATAGCTCAACCGCTACCATTATTGTATTCTTCAAAGTGTCTTCTTGCGTGAGCAGACATTCCATGTGGTCAACATTTTTACAGATGAAGTCATCTGTCTATTACAAGTAGATATTATACTATGTCTTTGTTGTACTTTGAATCTAACTATAATTGTTAAATAATTTAGTGATTGACTCCTTATAGGTTAATTCTTAGTTCTTGACCATATATCCCATTTTGAGCTCTATATTTAACCTTAGACAACAAttaatttaaattttcaaaataaatctttcctattttacatttttttgaaagagaaaGTGCGATCCTAGTCAATCGGCCATATTGTATCATCCAGAAGAAAAGAAAGTATTGAAAGAGAGTTTAGCAGTGAAATATGGAAAAGAGATTATCTTTGTGGGTTTACCTTTATAAGATTACAAAGCGAATTATATGCTAATAAAGCACCTTCATATATCTCTAGTTTATTTAAGCATTCACGTGTTGATCTATAGGTAAATTGGAAAgagatctttttcttttttggtaaaTGACGATTAGAAGGAATTTTATTGGATCTTTATCATGTTAATTTGCATTAGAGGTCGTGGCTCATTGGTAGCAAAAATGTTCTCTTGTTATATTCTGCTCTGAAATCACCAACTAATGTAAGTTTTTGATTCATTTATCTGCTGTTTTTGTTTATGTTGTTCCTTGTCGTGACATGATGAAAAACGTAATCACTTCATCAGAAAATCATTCAGAATTGGGAGTGAGTCTTATCTTAGTGCATAAAGTCCTCCATCAGTAGGTGAACCATTGACTGCATTTGTTGCTCTCTGCATATTAGTATATTACCCTAGGCTTTTAAAGCTAACTAAACTAATGTGGTTGTTGCATTAAATTGTTGAGTTTCCAGTTATGTTGCAGTTTCGATTAATGAGCACATAGCCATCTCAGTTTCCTATTTATCATTAAAAGCAATAGCAATTATCATATCTCCTCTTTATCAAATTAAAATTTCTCACTTTTTTGGTATTTACAAGCatgttttttctcttttaaatcaTAAACTAGCAGACTTGTCTAATTTTGTAGGTTCTACTCACCTATGTTGCCCGGACTCTCTAAAATGATGCCGCACCCGTgccggatcctccaaaaatacactatttttggaggatccgacatgtAAGGAAACATTtttggagagtccgagcaacatagctaCTCACTGCTCCTGTTTTGGTCTTCAATAAAATTTCTCCTGTTTTGATTTTTAATAAACTAGCAGACTTGTCTACTATGTGAAAAGATTTGTATGATCTTAAAAAACGGCAATGTAATGTCATAGGTGATTGATTTAAAAAGAAATGTAATACTGGAGTGCATTAAATGTTGTAACATTTTAGTTATATATTTATGGCGACATATCTTTTATTTCTGCTCCAGCTAGTAGACCTTGAAGATAATTAGGATTCATTGAAAGCATCTTCATGAAAAGAAACTGCTACAGTTCCATTTCTGTCTTTAGTGAGTTGCTTGGACTTTTTGCGGATAGAAGATTATTATGATGTTACCAGTATTATACATCATGATAGTCCTGCAGATATAAACTATTCTATAAGCATGACTGCATCTTGAAGTGCTATTGACTTTGGTATTCCATCTGTAGTACCACTGTATTTGGAGTGTCAACGGAGTCCATGCAGTTATCATTCGACTCTCGTGGGAATAGCGTTCCAACTATTCTCCTTCTAATGCAAAGGCGTTTGTATGCTCAAGGGGGTTTACAGGTGCGTGCTgcgtttttgtcttattttttcgAATATTCAAATACTGCATTAACAATATTATTGGATGTCATTGTTATCATCATTGAGGAGTAGTGCTGTGTCCTATAGTTGTTCATTTGATCATACCCGAGTTTTTTGTACGTGAGCAGGCAGAAGGGATTTTCAGAATAAATGCTGAAAACAGCGAGGAGGAGCTTGTTAGAGAGCAATTAAACAGGGGAATAGTTCCGGATGGGATTGATGTACATTGTTTGGCAGGCCTCATTAAGGTATATCTCTTCAGACTTATCTAATATATTTCACCCTTCGTGAATGCATAGAAAAACCATTAATGTTGTAGGCATTCATGCGTCATAAACATGTGCCACTTTTTCACATGGGTGTGTGCGCCTACCTTATAAGAAATTAATTGTAATTGTCCTGCAATTTCAAATACATGATAAAGGAAATGCTTCAATTGGATAGCATATAATATGGTACCTTGCTCAGAATTATGCAGCCTGTCAAAGAGACTTATTGAATGGAACATTTGCATTAATTCTATTATGGTCATCAGATGATGGGATTCTGAGTGCCTCATTCAATGATATAAGCAACCCATTATTTGAATATTACAGGCCGCTTGTGGAGGCATGAACAAGCGATAAAAGTCTTGTAAACTTCCTCTTGGCTAAAGCTGTGTAGGTGATAAGAAAAGTGGAAATAATAAGCCGACTCTTCACATGGTCAGTTACTTTTTGTAGTTCTTGGTAACTCAAGGCGTATGACTTCTGAGTTCTGATCATATCCTAGAATTGACGAATATATCTCTTCAGACTTATCTAACATATTTCACCCTTAGTGCATACACAGAAATACTGTTCATGTAGGCATTCATGCATAATAAACATGTGTACGCACGAACGTGGACTCTTTCCTATGGGTATGTTTTAACACACAAGCGCACCTTACCTTCTACGATATATATTGTGCTTAGGAAAACCTGAAATTGTGCTGCAAATTACAAATTCATGATAAAAGGAAATGTTTCAGTTGGATAGCATATAATATGATACCTTGCTCAAAGTTATGCAGCATGTCAAAGAGACTTTTTGATTGAACATTTGCACTAATTCCATTATAGTCATCAGATAATGGCATTCTGGGTGCCTCATTCAATGATATAAGCAACTCATTGTACTATTGGCCGCTTTTGGAGGTTTAAAAGCTTTAAGCACAAACAAGCGATAAAAGTCTTGTAAGCTTCCTCTTTGCCAAAGCTGTGTAGGTAATAAGAAAAGTGGAAATAATAAGCCTACTCTTCACATGGTCAGTTACTTTTTGTAGTTCTTGGTAACTCAGCTCTGATCATATCCTAGAATTGACGAATATATAGAGATTTTAGATTTCTATTCTGGTACATGCATCTTTCTCTGACCAGTTTTACAAGCATTTCTAAATTTTGTATTTCTGGCTTCCTTCAGTTGGGAGTCAGAGACTCAAATCTAACATGttctttcattcttttcttgTATACTTGCAGTAGATGACACCAAAACTTAAGATCGAAGCAATGCTGCTTATTTGCTTGTCAAAATTTACCATTGGCTGCCAAATCATGTGATTGATTAATGAAGGCAAAACTCTAGAAACTTATGATTTTTAAAATGCACCTAATTAGTAAAAGTCTACATAATTGCATGTTATGACTCTGCTGTAAATTTGTCCACTAAAGTGACCGCGGTATCACAGGCTTGCAATTAGACAACTTCCTTATGTCCTTGACATTTATGGTTATTTTGTGAACTGTGATGTTTCTGCTGTAAATCTAGCATTTTCAATACTGCAAGTGAAAAATACCGCAATGCTGCTTATGTGCTTGTCAAAATTTACCATTGGCTGCCAAATCATGTGATTGATTAATGAAGGCAAAACTCTAGAAGCTTATGATTTTTAAAATGCACCTAATTAGTAAAAGTCTACATAATTGCATGTTATGACTCTGCTGTAAATTTGTCTCACTAAAGTGACCGCGGTATCACAGGCTTGCAATTAGACAACTTCCTTATGTCCTTGACGTTTATGGTTATTTTGTGAACTGTGATGTTTCTGCTGTAAATCTAGCATTTTCAATACCGCAAGTGAAAAATACCGCAATGCTGCTTATTTGCTTGTCAAAATTTACCATGGGCTACCAAATCATGTGATTGATTAATGAAGGCAAAACTCTAGAAGCTTATGATTTTTAAAATGCACCTAATTAGTAAAAGTCTACATAATTGCATGTTATGACTCTGCTGTAAATTTGTCTCACTAAAGTGACTGGTATCACAGGCTTGCAATTAGACAACTTCCTTATGTCCTTGACGTTTATGGTTATTTTGTGAACTGTGATGTTTCTGCTGTAAATCTAGCATTTTATGTTTCATGGTTTCTATGTGTTGGTTATTTGAAAACCTGTTGGTGGTATATTTATCCTTGATTTGACATCATGTAAATCAACAGGCTTGGTTCAGGGAGCTGCCAAGTGGGGTGTTGGATACACTTTCTCCCGAGCAGGTCATGCAATGCCAATTAGAAGAGGACAGCATTGCACTCGTGAGACTTCTGCCACCAACAGAAGCTGCTCTGCTGGACTGGGCTATCAATCTCATGGCTGATGTTGTCCAGGAAGAACACCTTAACAAGATGAATACGCGCAACATCGCAATGGTGTTTGCTCCTAACATGACACAGGTAATTTCTGAGACTATATGCACATTGTTGGCATTTGCCCTTTGGTAGCCGAGATAAGTAAACCCCATAAACATGAccctccccccctcccccctctGAAACCCCAAAATTGAaaaaagataacagaaacaagaTGGGGAAAATTAGTAACTTGCGAAGAGGAGGGAGGTGGGGGTTCTCTCCTCAATACTGGCATGAAACTTCCAAGCGGACGGTTTACCTTCCATAAGCTGAGAGTTTATATCTAAGCAAATAGAGAATGAGTTGAAATTTGGAAAGCCAGTTGTATTGTTTCCTACCATTATTTTTTTAAACGGGCAACTCATTTTCAATATGAATCTAGTCCATAACTTttgaaagaaaatgaaatgaaaaataccGCAAGTGAGAACAAGTTGctattcttatttcttcttttttcttaaatcaATTAATATCTGAACCATTAAACTGGTTCTGTTTCCGTGGATATCTGCCCACCGTTCTCCTCTAATGGCTGGATCAGTATAATAAGTAGTAATTTTAATCTTCTTCCTTGCAGATGGCAGATCCGTTGACTGCACTGATGTATGCTGTCCAAGTAATGAATTTCTTGAGGACGCTCATCGAAAGGACCTTAAAAGAAAGAGAAGATTCCCTGATTGAACCAGCTTCTGTTTCTAACCTAGGCCGGCCTGATGAGAATGGTCGTCAAAGTCCACCGCAACTATCTCTGGAGAGCACCAATGAATCAGATGAACCGACTGAGCAGGTGTATACTGTAGAAGAGCCCGATTCAGCCAGGGTATCTGAATCTAATCGAGTAGATAACAACACTGATGATGAATATCTTAGTTATACAACTTCTTCAGAGGAATCCGACGATAGTGTATCTTGTGGAACTCCTATCCATGTTGATACCATGGCAAGAGAAGCCTGTATGACAAAAGGTCCAAACTTTGAAGAGGACGCTCAAAGGATAGGCCAGTCAAGTGATTCTAATCAGACGAAGGATGTTCTGAAAATTGATTTAGAGCCAACTACAGTTCAGTCTCTGGGAAATGATAGTAAATCTAAAGGAATAAGCAACTTGAGTCGTATAAATTCAATGACAGAGCGGACAGAAGCCTGGCGGTAAAGAGGAGGGAACAACTTTCTATGCTGACTAAGATGGTAACAATTACTATTTGGTTGTGAAAATGTGAATGGTTAATGCTTCATGTATGTGTTCTAGTGTACTGTCGGTGGTTTGTTTTAACTGGTTACGGTTTGATGTGTACATTATACAGTCTGCTTTCTAAATGCTAGAACGCGAATATGATTGATCTGCACTTGCACAATGTGGATGTCCACTTCCATATACCTTATTGCCTAATCTGTGTGGAGGACCAatccttttacttttcttttgatGAACTGTATTTGGTATGTTAGAAATGTTGATGCTTCAGGACCACAACAAAGATAAAGTTTTTCATATTCTGATGCTACAATAATGTTTTCATAT
The Nicotiana sylvestris chromosome 11, ASM39365v2, whole genome shotgun sequence DNA segment above includes these coding regions:
- the LOC104215520 gene encoding rho GTPase-activating protein 5 translates to MTEVLHSSSPSSSSPSISTPTHNGHTLFVEEEIERGSEVAVCDSEEEIEEKKRDKERRDHLSLLALLVTLFRKSFWMACKTDREGGGDLCGGSRGMEIGWPTNVRHVAHVTFDRFNGFLGLPVEFEPEVSRRAPSASTTVFGVSTESMQLSFDSRGNSVPTILLLMQRRLYAQGGLQAEGIFRINAENSEEELVREQLNRGIVPDGIDVHCLAGLIKAWFRELPSGVLDTLSPEQVMQCQLEEDSIALVRLLPPTEAALLDWAINLMADVVQEEHLNKMNTRNIAMVFAPNMTQMADPLTALMYAVQVMNFLRTLIERTLKEREDSLIEPASVSNLGRPDENGRQSPPQLSLESTNESDEPTEQVYTVEEPDSARVSESNRVDNNTDDEYLSYTTSSEESDDSVSCGTPIHVDTMAREACMTKGPNFEEDAQRIGQSSDSNQTKDVLKIDLEPTTVQSLGNDSKSKGISNLSRINSMTERTEAWR